In a genomic window of Sarcophilus harrisii chromosome 4, mSarHar1.11, whole genome shotgun sequence:
- the PPIL4 gene encoding peptidyl-prolyl cis-trans isomerase-like 4 isoform X2: MDFTLKACLNFLKLCKIKYYNYCLIHNVQRDFIIQTGDPMGTGRGGESVFVQLYGDQARFFEAEKMPRIKHKKKGTVSMVNNGSDQHGSQFLITTGENLDYLDGVHTVFGEVTEGMDVIKKINETFVDKDFVPYQDIRINHTVILDDPFDDPAGLSIPDRSPEPTKEQLDSGRIGADEEIDDFKGRSAEEIEEIMAEKEAKTQAILLEMVGDLPDADIKPPENVLFVCKLNPVTTDEDLEIIFSRFGPIKSCEVIRDWKTGESLCYAFIEFEKEEDCEKAFFKMDNVLIDDRRIHVDFSQSVAKVKWRGKGGKYTKSDFKEYEKDQEKSKFALKDKAKPKQDAKYDLVLDEETEDSKSSHSHSSKKHKKKSRHCSEEDYSTVKNSKASSWEWHHRRHEEEYCKEKRKSEKRERPQSRSRSRSRSRDKDVYSGNSRSKHRTEHRERERDRRRDRSRSPKKVRDKERSKHR; the protein is encoded by the exons CTTGCTTAAATTTTCTGAAGTTGTGCAAAATAAAGTActacaattattgtctcattcATAATGTACAG AGAGATTTTATTATACAAACTGGTGATCCTATGGGAACTGGCCGAGGAGGAGAATCAGTCTTTGT ACAATTGTATGGTGATCAAGCAAGGTTTTTTGAGGCAGAAAAAATGCCAAGAATTAAGCATAAGAAAAAAGGCACAGTCTCTATGGTGAATAATGGCAGTGATCAACATGGATCTCAG TTTCTTATTACCACAGGAGAAAATCTAGATTATCTTGATGGTGTGCATACAGTGTTTGGTGAAGTAACAGAAGGAATGGATgtaatcaagaaaattaatgaaaccTTTGTTGACAAAGACTTTGTACCTTATCAAGATATCAG gataAATCATACAGTGATTTTAGATGATCCCTTTGATGACCCAGCTGGCTTATCAATTCCTGATCGATCACCAGAGCCAACCAAGGAACAACTAGAT AGTGGCCGAATAGgagcagatgaagaaattgacgATTTCAAAGGGAgatcagctgaagaaattgaagaaataatggCTGAAAAGGAGGCAAAAACTCAGGCTATTCTTTTAGAAATG GTGGGAGATTTACCTGATGCAGATATCAAACCTCCAGAAAATGTCCTGTTTGTGTGCAAATTGAATCCAGTGACCACAGATGAAGATCTAGAAATAATATTCTCAAGATTTGGACCCATAAAAAG ttgtgaagTTATTCGTGACTGGAAGACAGGAGAATCCCTTTGTTACGCATTTATTGAATTTGAAAAG GAAGAAGATTGTGAAAAAGCTTTTTTCAAAATGGATAATGTGCTTATAGATGACCGAAGAATACATGTAGATTTTAGCCAGTCTGTTGCAAAAGTTAAATGGAGAGGGAAAG GTGGGAAATATACCAAAAGTGACTTCAAGGAATATGAAAAGGACCAGGAAAAATCTAAATTTGCTCTCAAAGATAAAGCAAAACCCAAACAGGA TGCAAAATATGATCTTGTGctggatgaagaaacagaagactCTAAATCAAGTCATTCACACTCaagtaaaaaacataaaaagaaaagtcGTCATTGCTCTGAAGAGGATTATTCCACAGTGAAAAATTCTAAG GCTTCCAGTTGGGAATGGCATCATAGGAGACACGAAGAAGAGTATTGTAAAGAGAAGCGGAAAAGTGAAAAAAGGGAACGGCCTCAAAGTCGCAGTCGCAGCCGCAGCCGCAGCCGGGATAAAGATGTCTACTCTGGCAACAGTAGATCTAAACACCGAACAGAACACCgtgaaagagaaagggataggaggagagacagaagcagaagtCCAAAGAAagttagagacaaagaaagatctAAGCACAGGTGA
- the PPIL4 gene encoding peptidyl-prolyl cis-trans isomerase-like 4 isoform X1, with the protein MAVLLETTLGDVVIDLYTEERPRACLNFLKLCKIKYYNYCLIHNVQRDFIIQTGDPMGTGRGGESVFVQLYGDQARFFEAEKMPRIKHKKKGTVSMVNNGSDQHGSQFLITTGENLDYLDGVHTVFGEVTEGMDVIKKINETFVDKDFVPYQDIRINHTVILDDPFDDPAGLSIPDRSPEPTKEQLDSGRIGADEEIDDFKGRSAEEIEEIMAEKEAKTQAILLEMVGDLPDADIKPPENVLFVCKLNPVTTDEDLEIIFSRFGPIKSCEVIRDWKTGESLCYAFIEFEKEEDCEKAFFKMDNVLIDDRRIHVDFSQSVAKVKWRGKGGKYTKSDFKEYEKDQEKSKFALKDKAKPKQDAKYDLVLDEETEDSKSSHSHSSKKHKKKSRHCSEEDYSTVKNSKASSWEWHHRRHEEEYCKEKRKSEKRERPQSRSRSRSRSRDKDVYSGNSRSKHRTEHRERERDRRRDRSRSPKKVRDKERSKHR; encoded by the exons ATGGCGGTGTTGCTGGAGACCACTCTGGGCGACGTTGTTATCGATCTGTACACGGAGGAGCGACCGCGGG CTTGCTTAAATTTTCTGAAGTTGTGCAAAATAAAGTActacaattattgtctcattcATAATGTACAG AGAGATTTTATTATACAAACTGGTGATCCTATGGGAACTGGCCGAGGAGGAGAATCAGTCTTTGT ACAATTGTATGGTGATCAAGCAAGGTTTTTTGAGGCAGAAAAAATGCCAAGAATTAAGCATAAGAAAAAAGGCACAGTCTCTATGGTGAATAATGGCAGTGATCAACATGGATCTCAG TTTCTTATTACCACAGGAGAAAATCTAGATTATCTTGATGGTGTGCATACAGTGTTTGGTGAAGTAACAGAAGGAATGGATgtaatcaagaaaattaatgaaaccTTTGTTGACAAAGACTTTGTACCTTATCAAGATATCAG gataAATCATACAGTGATTTTAGATGATCCCTTTGATGACCCAGCTGGCTTATCAATTCCTGATCGATCACCAGAGCCAACCAAGGAACAACTAGAT AGTGGCCGAATAGgagcagatgaagaaattgacgATTTCAAAGGGAgatcagctgaagaaattgaagaaataatggCTGAAAAGGAGGCAAAAACTCAGGCTATTCTTTTAGAAATG GTGGGAGATTTACCTGATGCAGATATCAAACCTCCAGAAAATGTCCTGTTTGTGTGCAAATTGAATCCAGTGACCACAGATGAAGATCTAGAAATAATATTCTCAAGATTTGGACCCATAAAAAG ttgtgaagTTATTCGTGACTGGAAGACAGGAGAATCCCTTTGTTACGCATTTATTGAATTTGAAAAG GAAGAAGATTGTGAAAAAGCTTTTTTCAAAATGGATAATGTGCTTATAGATGACCGAAGAATACATGTAGATTTTAGCCAGTCTGTTGCAAAAGTTAAATGGAGAGGGAAAG GTGGGAAATATACCAAAAGTGACTTCAAGGAATATGAAAAGGACCAGGAAAAATCTAAATTTGCTCTCAAAGATAAAGCAAAACCCAAACAGGA TGCAAAATATGATCTTGTGctggatgaagaaacagaagactCTAAATCAAGTCATTCACACTCaagtaaaaaacataaaaagaaaagtcGTCATTGCTCTGAAGAGGATTATTCCACAGTGAAAAATTCTAAG GCTTCCAGTTGGGAATGGCATCATAGGAGACACGAAGAAGAGTATTGTAAAGAGAAGCGGAAAAGTGAAAAAAGGGAACGGCCTCAAAGTCGCAGTCGCAGCCGCAGCCGCAGCCGGGATAAAGATGTCTACTCTGGCAACAGTAGATCTAAACACCGAACAGAACACCgtgaaagagaaagggataggaggagagacagaagcagaagtCCAAAGAAagttagagacaaagaaagatctAAGCACAGGTGA